The following nucleotide sequence is from Apium graveolens cultivar Ventura chromosome 4, ASM990537v1, whole genome shotgun sequence.
agcattggctaaaagaactaaaaggaaactggatattgttgacaaggaattggaagatcaatttcctaaggaatccacaccagctacaactcaagcatcaaagccctctgtggtatttgaagacataagggtggtggatccctacaagaatattcatggtgaacctattgtacCCAAGGATGAGCCGATAGAATGGaagaacataccaattccagacttcaatctaccaatccttagcaagccaaaaaggacaaagtcaagagcagttaagaaagtgaagctgtcacctcttaaatccaaatctatagtcaaagctcagcccaaagtcaataggggagactatttgtacttgtgtgacatcaaagaattttctgatctaaatctctatatggatgaactagatgaagtaagaggtattgatgcatacaggaacctacctgaaaggttagtgttcaagtacaaaggaggaaaggagatttagtggccacttcacaggattcttcaagagagccaagctgtactgattaaagtttattcatccttcaagaagaactttgggttcaatatcacTACAAAAAGACTaatattgaagaagattgaagaactaaggagtgttagagctaaagatgcactcccaaagactctaatcatcccatacacagggagaagagtgcatcttataaggccctactggctgatggagttcatagatgacaaaggtgagagaagattcttcagattagaagaccaattgagcatctccagcaatgagactctattggaaatgcaaggaaagctaaatctctcagaatctgatgaactggaattccacaggcagctccaaaatcagattattgaaaacaacagaaagcttggaagaagatccagaccttcaagaaactagataaatctgctcagtctagaggagcatcttgaaaaggactgtgagcaaaactttgtacattttgttaattgaagcacttttcagtattatctacttttctttaaagctgtatgtttagggtgttttgttatcatcaagtatctcttaatttatggctacaattctagtagacataaattgggggagattattgtgcataCGTTTtatacttgatgatttcatgaacaaaacaccttagtagattttacttagtgaaataatgtagtactcgacggataagatttatagtcccgacggatgactcattatagtcccgacagatgatgtcttattatccatcgagtgagtagcttatgtaacaataagtctgtagcacatttctgcattcaccattgtgtagattttgtaagtagtattcaagtcatgttgactttaactagatatgcagaataggttgattaattgtacatagatgatgtcttgtaactctgcataagtgaaatgaagtcaagtgccagtttgctacccgacggataacctacaatgaagtcgacggatgatcatgaacccgacggatgaagaattcaaatatcagttgacagtgacaacacagtcacatgcgtcgagtggatgcaaatagaatgtggtagcctattcaactgggttttcgagaacaaagaagcattgccattttcatgctattatgaagatattcaaagatgctggaatagagtaatgaagtagcattgtaatagattagatagtttttgtttttattatcttgtcttattactttataatcttggtgatatataaaccaagaagtatcAAATAGAAACAATAACCTGAGAGACaacaagagaaacatttgtaagtagaattcttagcatttctctgtattctcagcagttcaatatttgtaagcagctgtgagcatttttgcacacagggttctctcgatatataatatatatctctggtggaatcattcaaatccaccagaaagtttttaaagactcttgttttttattacttgtgttttgattcacctaagttttattccgcattgtgctaatcaatacacttatatttatatttgagttagaacattttatttcaagaaaaagttttaagaattccattcaaccccccttctgtaattcttgtcatattgttaagggactaatagTTTAAAAAATTTCTCGACCAACATATTATTTTCTCTTCTATTTTTTTGATAATAGAACCTTATAAACATTCTCACCATACACATACACATGTATCTTCTCAACCACGTCTATTTAACCTTATAAACATTCTCACCATACACATGTATCTTCTCACTATCATCGAAATTGAGGAGCGTTCTTTTCTCATGCCGCACATGTATCTTCTCATTGTCATCGAAATTGAGGAGTGTTCTTTTCTCATGCCGCCACTAGTAAATTCAAAGTTGTTGCCCTAAAATCATGTCCAACAATGCTCTTCATCACCAAATACATGTTCGAATCTCGCCCCATATCTATTTAACCCTATAAACATTCTCACCATACACATGTATCTTCTCACTATTATCGAAATTGAAGAGTGTTCTTTACTCAGGCCGCCACTGGTAAACCTTATTCAAAGTTGCTGCCATAAAATCATGCTATTTCCTTGTGCTTATTTCGCTTTAGGAGGCTGGTTCACAGGTACAACCTTTGTAACTTATGGTATATCCATGGATTGGTCAGTTCCTATTTGGAAGGCTGCAATTTATTACCTGCCGCAATTTCTACTCCTGCTAATAGTTTAGCACATTCTTTGTTGTTACTATGGGGTCTTGAAGCACAAGGGAATTTTACTCGTTGGTATCAATTAGGTGGTTTGTGGACCCAACACTGCTCTTCATCATCAAATACATGTTCGAGTCTCACATGATTATTCATCAAAATCTTCATCACGATAAAAAATCTTTTCTCATACATATGATTGTTAAATCTACCTATGTTTAGTATCAACTTGTTGATAGAAAAATTTGGTACTTCGTAATTCGATATTAGTAGTTGAAAGCTAAATTTACATTGTTAATTTATCGTCGAAAAAGTCATCAGAGTGTTGTAATCTTGTGATTTTTGGTGGTTGAGATAAAAATGGGTAGTGATCCTCCCAGAGTTCCCAACTTCCCACTATTTCATTGTGCATATATACGCACGTAGTTCTCGAAAAGTGAAAATTAAAACATATAAAATTAAGGTTGTCAATTGACAAGTTCAAAACCCGTAAAATCCGGCCAAACCTTTGTCGTAGGCTAGAAGAGGCAATACGATGAATCCAAGTTAAACACAAAAACCCAAGTTGGAGTCGATTAAAAACTTTGTGGATTTGGTATTAGTTATATATATCAAAGTCAATATTGACCTCTACCGATTATTTTTTCAACCAACAATGacaattataaaaattataaagcAGACCTCTTCCAAAATATACAGAGAAGTCATTACATTTTATGAGGATAATCCATCAGATCAAAAGTAAGTTTTCTCTAAATATCATCATACATGATATCTAAAAATCGCTAAATGAGGACAGCCCATTAAAATATAGCGCAAAATTGCTAAAGCGTATAAATAATCGAATTCCTAAATTTCGCAATGAGGATAATTCATTAGAACATGGGATTAGTTATTCAACATTATTTTGAAGACTATCTGAGCAAATTCCTGAAGGTATTTGACATTATCCCAAAGGATATTCGAACAAAATTTTGGAGGCTTTTAACATAGAAATTATAAGAAAATCACCCTTTTTCGGCACACCAATTCTATGTATTATATTTTCATATGTGCGGATAGAGATGATATTGACCAATATTAAGCCATCTCTGTATATTAGCTAATTAGTACAAGTTTCAGCCAAGGTATGACCAACTTTCTACTGAATCAATGCTCCACACAAATAAGATTAACAATTGTCAAACCAGATCGTTAGGCTAGCAAGCTCATACAAATAGTAATGCCTGATCAGTTTACAAACTATGCCTTCGTGCCCATTAATACATGCTAAGATACGATCGATATTTGAAAGGTACAGACAATTTCTGAAATTAGTTTTTTTACTGCAATTTCTGAAATAAGTTAGTACTAGGCATTATTTGATCGATATCAGACCAATTTGAGAGGCATAAGCTCCCCAAAAGGTCCAACAATTGTCATCGTCCGACTCGGTAATATCCTAGACGAGCCCAGTAGACATGTGATCAGATTTTGGGTATAACAGATATTATGCGCGGCCCATCACTGCTTTTATAAATCAGTGTTCTCATCCCCCAGTACATCTGGTTTGTGTTTTTTGTTCAAATCCCCCCGGCTCACCAGACCCCTCAACATTTCAGTTATTATACTTGTATATTTCATAGTTGTTGTTTTTTTGTTACTTTCTCACTCCCGTTCAATTCTATACAGTTTTCTTTTTGGGATGTACCTCTCAATTACATACATTTcagtaaaattttataatattaaattaactATTATCCACTCACATTCACTACTTTATTCTGCTAACTTTATACATTACATATTAATTACATCACTTTTCTTATTTTTCTCCACTAGATTATATTTTTTCTTAAGTTTCGTgccacacatatatatatatatacaaatggGTGAGCCTGGGGAGCATTACTTAATGATCTTCATAAAAgaaagaagaagacttttgttcTCTTCTTTGGACGCATAACATCTTTCTTACATAGCTAAATGCAACAGGAAAGTTCATTATTTTGCAGTAAGTCCATTCGCTACGGTGAACGAGAATTATAATTAGAGAAAATTCTCGGACGATCCTGGACAGGGCAGGCTTTGAGTCAGTACAGGGTGAAGGAAACTGCATGGACTTCATTGCCAGAACTCAAAAgtaaaagcaattaaaataagATAATCACTGATTTATATCAGTATTGAATGCCATGAACTGTGCACGGCTAATGATAATGTAACATATCGTTTTCTAGTATAGCGATCCTAAATTTATATACTCACTCACTCAATTGTTTGATACTCTCTACCCCTTCCACCTGTTGTTTATTTTCATAGTTTCACTCTAAGTCTGCATCTTCAAACTCTTGTTAATTTGTGATTGTTTTAGAATTAAGTTAATGTTACTAGTAGTTGATAACACTGGCTTGTTTTGAAGCTGCTATCAATTTTGACGGTTCTACCATAAAATGTTCTTACTAGTTGAGTGTGTTGCATTAACGAAGTTCATATAGTATACGTACAACACACTAATCTATTTGCTGGCGATAAAAAGGAACACATAGAAAATAACTAGAGTTCTCTGATTACACGTACAAAAATTTCTCTACTAAAGAGATACATCCAACAGAGTGGAACTGCAAGTCAAGAAATGACAACTAGTGTACACGATTGGCTTGTCAAATCAGTGCATAAACCATATGATTGGTTTCGATCATGGAACAGGGTACGACTTGTTATTGCACATGCACTTGTAAGTCATGGGGCATGACTCAGCTTCTTGAATGGTCGCACAAACAAAACTAACCATAACTAATCGACACGGTGAGCACGAGCCACAGGCATGCGAACAATCTGGCAATCTTGAGCCTGCAACTTGAAGCGTGTCAGCTTTCTTATGCTTCACTAACGGCCTATTGAATCCATTTGGTGAATGCCTTGGATGGTGGTGTCCATGATCTGCATGCAAGAAACATTCAGTTATTAAGTTAACATTCAAAAAATTTGAACTTTATCGAGGTAAGTTCTGAACATTGCATTGCATTATACTACACCATTGTTCAAAAACAATTGCAGGAAAGATCTTAATTTTCCAAAATTAAATGACATACGCGAATGTGGGCGGCTAATGTGCCTACAGAACATGATCTCTGGAAGTAATAGAAGAAATGAAAGAAATATCGCAGCACGGATTGAACCCTTCATAGATGTCTTGCTATTATGAAACATTCTTAAACTTCTTGATCAACCTTAGTAGATATGGTTGTCTCAAACACTTTGTGTTGGGGACTTGAAGTAGCTAAGAGAATAGTACAAAGAAACTTTTGTGGTGGTATAGTGGAAGTGAAACTGAggtgtatgagatatatatatttgTACTGAACAAAGTGGTGGCAATGAAGCAAGTCACAAGCAAAAGTGTGGAAAACATAAAAAGATCACAAGAAAGAAGGTTGGCAGGCAACAAGAATCACAGGAAAGGCAAAGAGTTGATCAACATTACATGGTGATCATCCATATGTCATGTGATTAATTTTGGTGCACACCATTTTTTTTATGAAGGGGAAGGTAGCTAAGATTTCTCAGCTCTCTACATATGATGACTACTGGTGAGTCTCTGTGACTGGAGTAAATATTATCAAGTCATGTTATTAAATGACAATCAAAATACTACTACAACTGTAGTAAATTGTGTAACGAGGGGCTGTATATTGTGATGGCCATTAAGTACAGTAATATTTTGTTACATTCTTGAGTTCATGTGCTTGGCGACCAATTAATAACATAGTTTCTATCTTTAATTTGTTCGTGTATTTGCCTTTCATGTCGTAAATAGGAGAAATTAATGAAGAGcctttttttaaaaaactttGCACGTGACGCAGTTATTAATAATGAGCCCATATGTTACGTATTGGGGCCTAACACGCTGGGGGATCTAGGTAGAGATCTGGTTTGGGCTTGGATGTCATTTTTTTGGTAATAGAAATATGAATAATTCAAGGATTTTTTTGACAAACTGAATtacaaaaattatcaaaaatactaaTTTTCTTTAAGTTTTTTGGCAATTTTACTATCTTctaatttttttttgcaaaaaaacggaatcaaccaaaatcaaACAAATATACAACTAGCTGAATGGAGTTGCACGTAGTTGTATAGACTCGTCAAAGATTGCATATAAATGTTACGTGCAGTTTATACCGGTTGCCAAAAAtcgtattttttttaaaaaaaaaattgaaaaatagtattcttacaatttttttgtaaaataacaatatttttacaaaaattttTTTAGATTtggatatttttttaaaaaaaattcattatGTAATAGTTTCACTCGTAGGTTACCTTCATTGAGGATGGATGAATTTCGACTATTGTAGTTGTAGCTCGAACAGGTTCGTAAAATAGCAAAATTGCTTGACAGTGAGTATAAAGTGATCACCTAACACTTgacctaaattttataaatataaaattgacatatatatttatattttgtattcaaaatataaatataaatataaaaattaaaatattcatattgttatGTGCCGTGTATCAAATTATCATGTCTACCTTATAGCcaatatatgaaaaaaaattaagGATGTCAAATTAACCTGACCAAAGTAATAACCAATCCTAAATCTTAAAATTTCAAATTAccgaatttcaaattttttaattgAATTTGAATTTCAATTATACCAATTCGATAACCGGTCCGAAATCTGAAATAAGATCCAACACTGAAATTCGATAAAAATTTgaaacatatataatatataatgtttaaaatattttaatacacacacaacacacatatatataatatttcatatgtaagacatataatttatatttatatttattattttattagtAATTTGATTAATAGCTATTCCATTTTTCTAGTGAATCTCTGTCTCCTTCTCAAATTTAAGTAATACATTTTGGGATGTATTTTTAATACTTTACAGAAAAAATTACATTCGTGTTGaaatattaactatattttttATCAGTAGTATATTAGATTATAACCACCATATCTGATATATTAATATACTAGTATATAACTCGTGCGATGCACAattgtttttatcattatatattttaaattctaattttaatGTGTTATTGGCAAGATTGGAACCTTATACCTCTTAAAtaatactaattttttttataattttaatatgttacTGTCAGAATTCGAACTTTATACCTCTTAAATAATACTATTTTTTAAGAATAAATCTAACGGTTCTTATCGATTTGATCTGACGATTCTGAATTGAGTGATCAATGACCAacaaccaccaacaaccaaacttttaatgtttcgtctttaatataatagtactAGTATATAACCCGTGTAATGCACGgttgtttttatca
It contains:
- the LOC141717160 gene encoding protein EPIDERMAL PATTERNING FACTOR 1 — translated: MFHNSKTSMKGSIRAAIFLSFLLLLPEIMFCRHISRPHSHHGHHHPRHSPNGFNRPLVKHKKADTLQVAGSRLPDCSHACGSCSPCRLVMVSFVCATIQEAESCPMTYKCMCNNKSYPVP